In a genomic window of Quercus lobata isolate SW786 chromosome 4, ValleyOak3.0 Primary Assembly, whole genome shotgun sequence:
- the LOC115985434 gene encoding uncharacterized protein LOC115985434: MVMESINVVIDDTIFEKDIDDDDEGPNLKKNEGNDNMSQGEDAEKESPKKEFTPPTSRRETRSTQGSSSPLTPPEVQPPISRDNEPSTSKRPSSRVILNHPSSNIIGDLDEGIRLRKGPACSANHVTYNCYLAQFEPKKVEEAWKDEN, translated from the coding sequence ATGGTGATGGAATCGATAAATGTGGTCATCGATGACACTATCTTTGAAAAGgatattgatgatgatgatgaaggacCGAATCTTAAGAAGAATGAGGGTAACGACAACATGTCTCAAGGTGAGGATGCTGAGAAAGAATCACCGAAAAAGGAGTTTACACCTCCTACATCAAGAAGGGAGACTAGATCAACTCAAGGATCTTCTAGTCCACTCACCCCTCCTGAAGTTCAACCTCCAATCTCTCGTGATAATGAACCTTCCACTTCCAAGAGACCATCGTCAAGGGTAATTCTCAATCATCCCTCAAGCAATATCATTGGTGATTTAGATGAAGGAATTCGGTTGAGAAAAGGACCAGCCTGTAGTGCGAATCATGTGACATACAACTGCTATCTTGCTCAATTTGAACCAAAGAAAGTGGAGGAAGCTTGGAAGGATGAGAATTAA